TTAGGTCAAACATTTTATAATTTTCAGTCTAATTTTGAAGAATGGTTAAATATGAAAAAGCTAATTCTGCATCCTTGTAACATGAAAGAAATTGCTGTGAAAGATATGATTAAGGAGAGATAAGATTTAGAGATTTCTGCCAATTATATTTGACCCATTCAGCAAAGAGCTTTAATAAAGAGGAGATCAAGAAGACAGTGTGTTGGAGTTGAGTTTGATTATGGGAAAATAAATGACTTTTTTAGCAACAGAAGATATTACAACTTTGTCTGCGGAGACTGTTCCAGACCATATTACGTCCGTTTTGGAAATAAATACCAAAGAGATCATTAAAAACTATTATTTTTTAAACGAAATGCTTTCCACTGGGAAATGTGGAGCTGTTGTGAAAGCCGATGCGTATGGTTTAGGGGCAGAGAAGGTGGGAGCTGCTTTAGAACGGGTTGGATGTCAGGAGTTCTTTGTGGCTCATGTTGAGGAGGGTATTGCTTTGAGAAAGGCACTGCCCCAAGGCAATATATATGTTTTTACGGGACTTTTGCCGGGAACAGCTGACTGCTTTATTGAGCACAATCTTATTCCTGTTTTAAACAACATTGAGCAAATAAAGACATGGTATGAACTGTGCCGTAAAGAGGAAAACGCTAAAGATGCAGCTATTCACTTTGATACTGGAATGTTGCGAAATGGTTTAGACAAAAAGGATCAGAAGCTACTTCTTAATAATCTTCAATGGCTGGCAGCCATGAATATTCATTTTTATATGACTCATCTTGCCTGTTCTACTGTCAAAGATCATCCTTTGAATGATGTACAGTTGGGGAGATTAAAGGGCATTGTATCCCAATTGCCGACAGCACCTATCAGTCTTGCAGATTCGGGGGGGATTTTTATTGGGCCTGAGTATCATTTTGATCTTGTGCGTCCTGGGTTTGCTTTGTTTGGAATGAACCCTACACATCATGGCATGGATAAGAATCCTATGACACCTTGTGTTCGTTTTCGGGGCCGGATCATACAAGTCAAAGAAGGCGAAGTTGGTGATAGCGTTGGGTATGGTGCGACGCACGTGCTGGATCGGCCCAGTCGCTTGGCTGTTGTTGGAGCGGGGTACTCCAACGGATATTTGCGCTCTTTGAGCAATCAGGGAGTTTGCTTTTTAGAAAACTGGAAAGTTCCTGTTTTGGGGCGAGTTTCTATGGACTATATTGTTGTTGATGTAACGGATGTACCCGAATCCGTTGTCGCTGAAGGGCGATGGATTGATTTGGTAAATGCTGGAATGTCTTTGGACCACCTTGGAGCGCTTGCTCAAACTATCTCTCGAGAAATGTTGACGGGAATTGGAAAAGGGACACATAGGGTGTACGTATAATTAAAACGACCTATCCCAATACAGGATTTTCATTCGTCGTAAAATAGTGTTAGGTTGTCTTGGAGATGTCAAATGGGAGGCCAGCATGGAATGGGATAGACTTAAAACTTTTTACTATGTTGCGAAAGCAGGCAGCTTTACCAAGGCATCTGAGTTTCTGAATATAAGTCAGTCGGCTATCAGTCGGAGTGTGGCAACGCTAGAGGATCGGTTGGGTGCCCGACTTTTCGAACGATTTGCCCGTGGCGTCGTATTGACGCAACAGGGTGAGATCATGTTCGAATCTGTTCAAAAAATGTTCGAAGAAGCCACGCGTGCTGAAATGTTGGTCAAAGAAGAATCTGAAGAACCCCAGGGCCCTCTTTGGATTGCGACAACCATGACCAATGCGTCTGTTTGGCTTATGAATTACATACCGTCCTTTCTTAAAAAATATCCGAAGATTCGTTTGACGATCATTGGGAGTGATGAGGCCTTGGATCTTCGTACGCGAGAGGCAGACGTCGCTATTCGTCCGTTTATTCAAGACCAAGCTCACTTGATACAGAAATATATTTATACATTCCATTTAGTGCTCTATGCGAGTAAAGAGTATCTGGAAGAATTCGGGACTCCTAAAAAAGCGGCAGACCTAGACAAGCATCGTCTCATCGTCTTTGGAAATGTTTCTGCGCACCCATACAGTGACATCAACTGGCCTTTGCGGGTTGGTGCAGAGTCCGGTCGTGTACGGGAACCGTTTATGTGTATCAACACAACGGCGGGTATATTCCAAGCTGCTGAAGCAGGCCTGGGCATTACCTCTATTCCAGAAGAGTATCCAGGAATTGAGGGATCTAATCTTGTAAGGGTGCTTCCCAAACTCGATCCTGTCGAACTGCCTCTCTATTATGTCTATCCAGAGAGGCTGAAGAACTCAA
This portion of the Alphaproteobacteria bacterium genome encodes:
- the alr gene encoding alanine racemase; the encoded protein is MTFLATEDITTLSAETVPDHITSVLEINTKEIIKNYYFLNEMLSTGKCGAVVKADAYGLGAEKVGAALERVGCQEFFVAHVEEGIALRKALPQGNIYVFTGLLPGTADCFIEHNLIPVLNNIEQIKTWYELCRKEENAKDAAIHFDTGMLRNGLDKKDQKLLLNNLQWLAAMNIHFYMTHLACSTVKDHPLNDVQLGRLKGIVSQLPTAPISLADSGGIFIGPEYHFDLVRPGFALFGMNPTHHGMDKNPMTPCVRFRGRIIQVKEGEVGDSVGYGATHVLDRPSRLAVVGAGYSNGYLRSLSNQGVCFLENWKVPVLGRVSMDYIVVDVTDVPESVVAEGRWIDLVNAGMSLDHLGALAQTISREMLTGIGKGTHRVYV
- a CDS encoding LysR family transcriptional regulator, with the translated sequence MEWDRLKTFYYVAKAGSFTKASEFLNISQSAISRSVATLEDRLGARLFERFARGVVLTQQGEIMFESVQKMFEEATRAEMLVKEESEEPQGPLWIATTMTNASVWLMNYIPSFLKKYPKIRLTIIGSDEALDLRTREADVAIRPFIQDQAHLIQKYIYTFHLVLYASKEYLEEFGTPKKAADLDKHRLIVFGNVSAHPYSDINWPLRVGAESGRVREPFMCINTTAGIFQAAEAGLGITSIPEEYPGIEGSNLVRVLPKLDPVELPLYYVYPERLKNSKRVIALGEHLEEVLTLKKEK